A genomic region of uncultured Paludibaculum sp. contains the following coding sequences:
- the lpxB gene encoding lipid-A-disaccharide synthase, which yields MSLKILVSAGEASGDRYAAGVVAALRRARPDTDFFGCTGLEMRTAGVRTVVDAASLSVVGLVEVLHHIPRIYREYRKLIAAAERERPDLAILTDSPDFHLRLARQLHRRGIPVYYLVAPQAWAWREGRVRQLQRNVRELHCIFPFEESFFRQRGVNAYYIGHPLARAIGPRYSREEFFRKHRILGDRPLITLCPGSRKGEIARHLPTLREAVGRIAAQRACTFLLAAPAGTAERFGAGFFDALTGDGVVKMTEGETWDAMAHSTVTLAASGTVTMEAALLGAPMVTFYKVTPVSWALGKMLVKVPYFSMVNLVAGRKVVAELIQQDMTAQALTTETLRLLDSPESMSRMKEELAAVRSALETGHDPMEESACRILESIKEEVR from the coding sequence GTGTCCTTAAAGATTCTGGTGTCGGCGGGGGAGGCATCGGGCGACCGATACGCAGCGGGCGTGGTGGCGGCGCTGCGGCGGGCGCGGCCGGATACCGACTTTTTCGGGTGCACGGGCCTGGAGATGCGAACGGCCGGCGTACGGACGGTGGTGGACGCCGCCAGCCTCTCGGTGGTGGGTCTGGTTGAGGTATTGCACCATATTCCAAGGATTTACAGGGAGTACCGGAAGCTGATCGCGGCAGCCGAGCGGGAGCGACCAGACTTGGCGATTCTGACCGACAGTCCAGATTTCCACTTGAGGCTGGCGCGGCAACTGCACCGGCGCGGGATTCCGGTTTACTACCTGGTGGCCCCCCAAGCCTGGGCATGGCGGGAAGGACGGGTGAGGCAACTCCAACGAAACGTGAGAGAACTTCACTGCATCTTTCCCTTCGAGGAGAGTTTCTTCCGGCAGCGCGGCGTGAACGCGTATTACATTGGTCATCCGCTGGCTAGAGCTATCGGTCCGCGGTACAGCCGGGAGGAGTTCTTCCGCAAGCATCGAATTCTTGGGGATCGGCCGTTGATCACACTTTGCCCTGGAAGCCGGAAAGGCGAGATCGCCCGGCATCTGCCCACGCTGCGTGAGGCGGTGGGCCGGATCGCGGCGCAACGGGCGTGTACGTTTCTGCTGGCGGCGCCGGCGGGCACGGCGGAGAGGTTTGGGGCGGGCTTCTTCGATGCGCTTACGGGGGACGGGGTCGTGAAGATGACAGAAGGCGAGACCTGGGACGCAATGGCGCATTCGACCGTAACGCTGGCGGCCAGCGGGACGGTGACCATGGAAGCCGCGCTGTTGGGGGCGCCGATGGTAACCTTCTACAAAGTGACGCCGGTTTCCTGGGCGCTCGGCAAGATGCTGGTGAAGGTTCCGTACTTTTCGATGGTGAATCTGGTCGCGGGGCGCAAGGTGGTGGCCGAGTTGATTCAACAGGATATGACGGCACAAGCGTTGACCACGGAGACACTTCGGTTGCTGGACTCGCCTGAGTCCATGTCCAGGATGAAGGAAGAGCTGGCGGCGGTGCGTTCGGCGCTCGAGACCGGCCACGATCCGATGGAAGAATCCGCCTGCAGGATTCTGGAGTCCATCAAAGAGGAAGTACGATGA
- a CDS encoding sigma-70 family RNA polymerase sigma factor, giving the protein MAPETGILLEHLFRHQAGRIVAHLVRLLGPAHLDLAEEMVQEAMLRAVQTWPYQGLPENPEGWLFRVARNVALDHVRHLHMAGGKQEELVAEWDRPALLNETDPDFEEHLRDDELKMIVMCCHPALGRDASVALSLKVAGGFSVREVARAFLAEEATIAQRLVRAKRQIREKGLTLEMPRGAELAARVDGVVEVIYFLFNEGYGAHEGEALIRRELCFEALRLGRLVAGSSLGGPRVHALVAVMALQAARLPARTDEAGDLILLEEQDRSQWDQGLIALGFQAFERSMVGDELTEFHVQAAIAATHARARSGPETDWPLILELYDQLYELNSSPVVALNRAVVVARVYGAETGLAALSDLDGVAPMQRYYLYLAVKGHLLLKLGRKEEAAMWFRAALDRPCCEPERRFLRRKLGECGGTAQGATAMDE; this is encoded by the coding sequence GTGGCTCCGGAGACGGGCATTCTGCTGGAACACCTGTTCCGGCATCAGGCGGGCCGGATTGTGGCGCACTTGGTGCGCCTGCTAGGTCCGGCCCACCTGGACCTGGCCGAGGAGATGGTGCAGGAGGCCATGCTGCGGGCTGTCCAGACGTGGCCGTATCAGGGTCTGCCGGAGAATCCGGAAGGCTGGCTATTCCGGGTGGCGCGCAATGTGGCGCTGGATCATGTCCGGCACCTGCATATGGCCGGGGGCAAGCAGGAAGAACTGGTGGCGGAATGGGATCGGCCTGCGCTGCTGAACGAGACGGATCCGGATTTCGAGGAACACCTCCGCGATGACGAGTTGAAGATGATCGTCATGTGTTGTCATCCGGCGCTGGGGCGCGATGCCAGCGTGGCGCTGAGCCTGAAGGTGGCCGGCGGGTTCAGCGTGCGGGAGGTCGCGCGGGCGTTCCTGGCGGAAGAGGCGACGATCGCGCAAAGGCTGGTGCGGGCGAAGCGGCAGATCCGGGAGAAGGGGCTGACGTTAGAAATGCCGAGGGGCGCGGAGTTAGCAGCACGGGTCGACGGCGTCGTCGAGGTGATCTACTTCCTGTTCAACGAGGGCTACGGCGCGCACGAGGGCGAGGCGTTGATCCGGCGGGAGCTGTGCTTCGAAGCGCTGCGCCTGGGACGACTGGTGGCGGGGTCGTCGTTGGGCGGTCCGCGAGTGCATGCGTTGGTAGCAGTGATGGCGCTGCAGGCGGCGCGCCTGCCGGCCCGGACTGACGAGGCGGGGGATCTGATTCTGCTCGAGGAGCAGGACCGGTCACAGTGGGACCAGGGGTTGATCGCGTTGGGGTTCCAGGCGTTCGAGCGGTCGATGGTTGGAGACGAGCTAACGGAGTTCCACGTGCAGGCTGCGATCGCGGCGACGCATGCGCGGGCACGCTCCGGGCCGGAGACGGATTGGCCGCTGATCCTGGAGTTGTACGACCAGCTCTATGAGCTGAACTCCTCGCCCGTGGTGGCGTTGAATCGAGCGGTGGTGGTGGCGCGGGTGTACGGGGCGGAGACGGGCCTGGCTGCCTTGTCCGATTTGGATGGCGTGGCCCCAATGCAACGGTACTACCTGTATTTGGCGGTGAAGGGGCATCTCCTGTTGAAGCTGGGGCGAAAGGAAGAGGCGGCGATGTGGTTCCGGGCGGCGCTCGATCGCCCTTGTTGTGAGCCGGAGAGGCGGTTTCTGCGCAGGAAGCTGGGGGAGTGCGGCGGCACCGCGCAGGGTGCCACCGCGATGGACGAGTAA
- the uppS gene encoding polyprenyl diphosphate synthase, with translation MNDNSSRLHVAIIMDGNGRWAQARGWPRTAGHRAGAETVRRVVEAAPGLGIGTITLYAFSTDNWKRPQSEVSTLFRLFARYMRQEAEKLRKEGVRFEVIGRRDRLAGPLVSLIEETEAHTSGCTRLHLRVAIDYSSRDAILRAVEAGAKDKQSLSAALGPDVDLLIRTSGEQRLSDFLLWECAYAEFHFTEVAWPELTAADLRVALDDFRSRQRRFGAVTPLQAVR, from the coding sequence ATGAACGACAATTCCTCGCGGCTCCACGTCGCAATCATTATGGACGGCAACGGGCGCTGGGCCCAGGCTCGCGGTTGGCCCCGCACAGCCGGCCACCGCGCGGGCGCGGAAACCGTCCGCCGCGTGGTCGAGGCCGCGCCCGGCCTCGGCATCGGCACCATTACGCTCTACGCCTTTTCCACCGACAACTGGAAACGGCCGCAGTCCGAGGTCTCCACGCTGTTCCGCCTCTTCGCGCGCTATATGCGCCAGGAAGCGGAAAAACTCCGCAAGGAGGGTGTGCGCTTCGAGGTCATCGGCCGCCGCGACCGGCTGGCCGGCCCGCTGGTCTCGCTGATCGAAGAGACCGAGGCCCACACCAGCGGCTGCACTCGTCTGCATCTGCGCGTGGCCATCGACTATTCCTCCCGGGACGCCATTCTGCGCGCGGTCGAGGCAGGGGCAAAGGATAAGCAAAGCCTGTCGGCGGCCCTCGGCCCCGATGTCGACCTGCTGATCCGCACCAGCGGGGAGCAACGCCTCAGCGACTTCCTGTTGTGGGAATGCGCCTACGCCGAGTTCCACTTCACTGAGGTAGCCTGGCCCGAACTCACCGCCGCCGACCTCCGCGTCGCTCTGGACGACTTCCGTTCGCGCCAGCGCCGCTTCGGCGCCGTCACTCCGCTGCAAGCCGTGCGATAG
- a CDS encoding YciI family protein produces the protein MPQYMLLLHEDPAGWAKLSPEEMQTAIEKYMAWANRPFNRGGKRLKDEPGKVIRHTAAGPRVTDGPYSETKEMMGGFYTIEAASYEDAVALTMDHPHLEHGTVEIREIFEM, from the coding sequence ATGCCACAGTACATGCTGCTGCTTCATGAAGATCCCGCCGGATGGGCGAAGCTGAGTCCCGAGGAGATGCAGACCGCCATTGAGAAATACATGGCTTGGGCGAATCGGCCGTTCAACCGCGGCGGGAAACGGTTGAAAGACGAGCCCGGTAAGGTGATCCGGCACACGGCGGCGGGTCCGCGGGTGACGGACGGCCCCTACAGCGAGACCAAGGAGATGATGGGTGGGTTCTACACCATCGAGGCCGCGAGCTATGAGGATGCCGTGGCGCTCACGATGGATCATCCGCACCTGGAGCACGGGACGGTAGAGATCCGCGAAATCTTCGAGATGTAA
- a CDS encoding NIPSNAP family protein: protein MQRRSFVAGAAGASFMTSAQAQSKSPSILELRYFRLRNTMDNQKGRVSDFLSNAVVAALQRAGSGAVGLFSSSIGPDTPYILLLVQHANIAAFETCWDKMNADEGVLAAARPLNTHPALPFERMDVQLLRGFKGFPGVELPSGDAKRPGRIFELRTYESNTPASLAKKIGMFEDGEIAIFRKYGLLPVFFGETLVGPKMPNLTYMVAFDNLAAREANWKAFATSPEWAKLRVMPGLSDAETVSNISNVLLTPMAGSQIR, encoded by the coding sequence ATGCAACGCCGCAGTTTCGTGGCCGGCGCCGCCGGCGCATCTTTTATGACATCCGCACAGGCTCAATCGAAATCACCCTCCATCCTCGAGTTGCGCTATTTCCGCCTCCGCAACACGATGGACAACCAGAAGGGCCGGGTCTCCGACTTCCTCAGCAACGCCGTCGTGGCCGCACTGCAGCGTGCGGGGTCGGGGGCGGTGGGCCTCTTCAGCAGCTCCATCGGTCCGGACACCCCGTACATCCTGCTGCTGGTCCAGCACGCGAACATTGCCGCGTTTGAAACCTGCTGGGACAAGATGAACGCCGATGAAGGCGTGCTGGCGGCAGCCCGTCCTTTGAACACGCATCCGGCCCTGCCGTTCGAGCGCATGGATGTCCAACTGCTCCGCGGCTTCAAGGGTTTCCCGGGTGTCGAACTGCCGTCCGGCGACGCCAAACGCCCCGGCCGCATCTTTGAGCTCCGGACGTACGAATCGAATACGCCGGCCTCTCTAGCGAAGAAGATCGGCATGTTCGAGGACGGCGAGATCGCCATTTTCCGCAAGTACGGTCTGCTGCCTGTCTTCTTCGGCGAGACCCTCGTCGGCCCCAAGATGCCGAACCTCACCTACATGGTGGCCTTCGACAATCTCGCCGCCCGCGAGGCCAATTGGAAGGCCTTCGCCACCAGTCCGGAATGGGCGAAACTGCGGGTCATGCCGGGTCTCAGCGACGCCGAGACTGTCTCGAATATTTCGAATGTGCTGCTGACGCCCATGGCCGGCTCGCAGATCCGGTAA
- a CDS encoding transcriptional regulator, producing the protein MAKAARRLEPSGDDVRLTSVQQDIPQLDRLIHEKLRLGIVSALAAAPTLTFSNLKKLLDTTDGNLSVHARKLEEAGYIACEKSFEGRVPKSEYKLTPEGRKVFERYLDHMEALVRAMRGGRV; encoded by the coding sequence GTGGCTAAAGCGGCACGCAGGCTCGAACCCTCCGGCGACGATGTCCGTCTCACGTCGGTACAGCAGGACATCCCGCAACTCGACCGGCTCATTCACGAAAAACTGCGCCTCGGCATCGTCAGCGCTCTCGCGGCGGCGCCCACGCTCACCTTCTCCAACCTGAAGAAGTTGCTCGACACCACGGACGGCAATCTCAGTGTCCATGCCCGCAAGTTGGAGGAGGCTGGCTACATCGCGTGCGAAAAGTCCTTTGAAGGCCGGGTACCCAAGTCGGAGTACAAGCTCACGCCCGAAGGACGCAAGGTGTTCGAACGCTACCTCGACCACATGGAAGCCCTCGTGCGGGCCATGCGGGGTGGCCGTGTCTGA